Genomic segment of Pochonia chlamydosporia 170 chromosome 1, whole genome shotgun sequence:
GCATGTCTGTCTGACTTTGCAACTCGCCAtgtcttcttcggcggcggAAGATGGTGTTGCAATCCCGAATCGCGGCCCGGCCGTGTTCGCCGTCACAACAGCAACTCTGGTTCTGGCTTCAGTCTTTGTCGTCGCCCGCATGATATGCCGGTTCTTTATAGTCCGACGAGTTAGCTGGGATGACAGGATTATGATCCTGGCTTGGCTCATcgccttctttctctccttctccatctgCTATGGTTCCACGGTTGGCTTGGGGAAACATGACGAGAATATTAGCGATGCCGACTGGCCGAAACTGCGCCGCTCCGAATACGTCTTTTCCATATTATACAACCCGGCTCTTATGGCGACGAAAACAGCTATTTTGATATTTTACTTGCGCTTAGCCAAAAACACCCAAATAGTGTTGCGGTATGCCTCGTGGGCAACGCTGGCGgtcgtcaatgttgctggcctCGTCCTCACCTTTATGAACATATTCCAGTGCAACCCGGTATCAGCGGCCTGGAACACAGAGGCAACTGGATCGACAAAATGTATTCCACTGTTGACCGAGTTCATATGCGCCGCCCCAGTCAACATCGTTACCGATCTAGCCATCCTCGCTCTTCCCATTCCAGTACTGACAGGTATGCGACTGCCCTCACGGCAAAAGACAATTCTCGTCATCACCTTCACATTGGGTATTTTCGTCACCATTGTTGATGTTGTCCGCATATACTACCTTCAAAAGGCCATTTCCGACGTACCCACGAGCTCTACCAGCGACCCCAACTCACGGTTCGGCGGCCGTCAAGACTTTGCGTGGAATGCATCATTGTCATTCATGTGGAGCGCCGTAGAGGTTAATGTTGGTATGACTTGCGCGTGTATTCCGACTCTGAAACCTCTCGTCCTCAAACTATTACCCGCCATGCTGTACGATCCACACGGAACAAGAACTCGCACACTCAAGTCTCAGAGTGACGCCGATGCTCCACCGTCCAGAAATCTTGTCAGTGCCACCCGCGAGCCTATGCCCGTGGCTACTCCGGACTCGAGCAATGGCAGTAGTAGTGGAGGAACAAAGTCCAACTCAAGTAATGAAGATCCTATAAGCGCCATGGAGTTTCTTACAACACCGGATATGAGAACCCTTGGCGACAGCACGCACCCGGAACTGATGGCAACGCGCGCACAGACAAACGCCACAGTTTCGACGTCGTCAGTCGAAAATGGCATCTATTTTGGCTTTGTCAATATGACCAAGCCAAAGAGTATGCTCCGCGCCAACGCCACCGAATCTTTCAAATATTGCACCATTGTCGCAATCCTTTTTTTCTTATGGGGGTTGTCCTATGGCCTCCTTAACACGCTCAATAATGCCATTGCAGTTGTCAACCACATGTCAACCGCACAGACTCTCGGGCTGACCAGCGCATATTTTGGCGTTGGCTACTTTTTCGGCCCATTGCTCGTGGGGGAATGGATCTTGCGGAGAGATGAGCACAATCGGTCAAGACGCCACGAAAAGAATGAAGCTGAACATGTGGGTGGCTACAAGGTCACATTTATTGTTGGCCTATGCATTTACGGCATCGGCACCATCATATTTTGGCCATCGGCCGTGACCAATTCGTATGGTGGGTTTATGCTGAGTAGCGTTGTGGTTGGATTCGGCCTTTCCGTGTTGGAAGTGGCTGCGAATTCATTCATGATACTCTGCGGACCACCTGAGTACGGCGAAACCAGATTGTTGTTGGCGCAAGCCGTGCAGGGCGTTGGTAGTGTCGTCAGCGGGTTGCTTGCTCAGAAGGTCTTCTTCTCCGGCATTAGCCAGGACAGCATGGCCAGATCAAACAGTATGACGCTCATAAACGTGCAGTGGACGTATTTGGGTATCACTCTGCTGTGTGTTGTGCTGGGCTTATTTTTCTTTTACATGCCTCTGCCGGAAGTCAGCGACAGCGAGCTCGAGTTTGCTGCAGACAAACTTCCAATCGATACAACCAAGCGCAGCATTGCAGGCTTACAACTGCGAACCGTCAGTCTTGTACTGGCCGTCTTTGCCCAGTACATGTAcgttgctggccaagaaagTAACAGCATCTATTTTCGCAGCCTTCTCGTTTCTATTCTTCCGAATGCCCCAACCGGTGCAGACGCAGCCTCCGGCACGACCAAGTCTGGGTCCACGTACGACCCTGACAAACCGCCTGGCATTGCAATCTCTATTCCCGACTACCTACTCGTGGGGCATACTGCGTTCGCCGTGTCCAGGTTCCTCGCTGGCTGCCTGACGTACTTTGCAGTTTCCAATCGTCATCTCCCGCGGCCTCGCACGATTCTCACTGCCTGCATTAGCTTGTGTTTTCTCTTCGCCTTGCTCCCGGTTGTGCTCCATCCACCCAACCCCGACTTCCTGGTTATACCTGTTGTGCTATTCTATTTCTCCGAAGGGCCTATCTGGCCGCTTCTGTTTGCCATTGGCCTACGCGGTCAAGGACGTCGAACAAAGCGAGCAGCAgcattcatcaccatgggcGGTTCTGGGCCGGCATTCTTCCCTTTTGTCATGTACGCGATCATTGAACAAGGCGGGAGCGTTCAGACGGCATACATTGTCATCATAGCACTACAAATTTCTATGATTGTGTACCCCATATTTCTTCACTGTTCCCACAGCGCGAGCCTGTTGGTTGATCCTAACCCGGATGTCCGAGCAGCACTGGAGCAAGAGGGCGATGAAAGGTTAACCGACCAGGTTGTGAATAGCAGACGAAATCAGAAGAGCGGGCTCTTTGGAGGCCTTTTCAGCAGTGTCAAGGGATATGGGAGGCGAAAATCGTCCCAACCACAATTTCAGCATAACGAAGGCGTTGCATCATGACATTTTTACACTTTTATGATACGTTCTTATTCATCTCGGGGGGTTATTTGGACCAGGTACGGATGGTACTTGCCATCGGTTATATTTCGAAACGTTTGGGAGCGACTACTATTTGATTGGATATATTTATGACTACGGTGAACCGGGTTGCGGGTTGGTGTTATTGGTATATACCCGGTTTTATGGACGCAGGTTTTGGCGTGTATATATATCATGAAAGACAGAGCATGGAGAGCAATGGGAATACATGAAGAGACGTGTTGGAGCTCTTACCCTCGCTTTACAAACTTGCTTCTCATACTCGTGAACACATCCGCCCTGATATTAACAGATGTCACAAACACAGTATGCTACCACGCCGAACCAACATCCCTCTTTATCCTGTCAAAAACACCGACTCCTTGGGCGCCCAGCCCCGTCGCAAGCCCTACTGCCATGGCACCagccctcctcatcctcctaTACCCTTCACCATCCTGTACACCACCTACCCCTATGATGTCCACATCACGCATCcccttctcatccaacatccttctcaatatcctcaCATTCCCCAACGACAAGGCATGAATACCCACACCAGCCATACCCCCCATCCCTCCCGGCAACGCCTCCCCATCCTCGTTGTACACCACACAAGAACCGAGTGTATTCGTCGCCGTAATAAAACTGATTCTTCCGGCAAACGGCTCCAGCGCACTAACAAGACACGCAAATTGGTCAGAGTACGTATACGGCGGCGTCTTGATACCAATTGGTATGACTGGCTCAGGTAATTCCGCTAGATATCGCGTCAAAGAGGATGAGTATGCCGGGGGTGGAGAATCAGGTATATTCGGACAACTGAGGTTGATTTCCATAGCTAGCGGGAAGGAGATGCCTTTGGAAGCGGTTACGATTTTGGTATAGCATGTTGCTATGGATGTAGGTGAGCCTGTGACGCTGACGATGACTGTCTTGGTGTGTGGCATTGAGGAGCTTAggtcggtgatgatggagaggtATGTGTCTAGTGTGAGGGGGCTGTAGCCGAAGGAGTTGAGGCTTCCGACTGGGGAGGCTGAGTTTGTGAGtggtgtgttggtggtgggatCAAAGAATGTATATTGGTGGATGGCATCGCTGTGAGGGAAGCCGTCGACGAGGCTTGTTCGTGTGGTTATTGCGCCGGTGGAAGGGCATTCGAGCAGGGCGGCAAGATGTTCGCGGGTTGTTGCCCATGGGCAGGCTGTGTTGAGGAGAGGTGGATTTATAGAGAGTCTGGGCGGCATGACCGGCTGTAGAGTTTGGCTGGAGTGAGTGTTGGATGAGGTTGTGAGATGTTGAGAAGTCGAGGTGGCGTTGAAGTTGTGAGCGGGGCAAGATAACATCAACTGTGCATACTACACCGAGATCAGGCTAAGACGTACAAGACTCCTCGAACAACTACACTGTGGAACTACACATCAATATAGAGGATTGAATGTAAATGAGGGCGGAACGATTGTTGGCAGAGTACAAAGCAACTCGTGAATGCACGGCCACTCGATAATGACTTACAAGAGAGGTCGAATGAATGACTACCTCCGAAGGCCTCATGCTCAGGCATTTCTTGCGCCGAAGAAATTATTTAGTTGAGGACTCACAAGTTATGGTGGTATACCGTTCCCATTCTCGTGCGGGCTTACTCTGTCGCGAAAACACTGttgaatttcttcaagaCGGGATACCTCGCATTGCTTCCTCACATCATGACCCTTGGTTTCTACACCTAGTACGGTATATGTACCGAGTAGTACAACACTTTGGCCGGCAGCTGTCCCGAGTATCCGCAGATTCCATCTTAATTCAGCCGATGAGCAACGGGCCGGGTTCCCACTATTCGCTGTGTTATCGAAGCATCATGTGCCGTCAGATGTTGCCGTCTCATAGAGCTCAACGTGTGGGCGGCATATTGTCTCGCGGTCAACTATTTGACAAAAGCTTCGTATTCAACTGCCTAATCAAATCTATCCTCCCAATGAGCAATCCCACCAGCCGCAACACCTGAGCTTGTGACGACACGAAAACACCCTACCCATATGTATGTCAGATCCAACCAGGTGGTCTGTCCTTCAGGCTATGTACAATAGAACGAAATAACGACTGCCGCAATGTCACCATCCAAATTGTTCACAATGCAGCTCAATACTAGGACCATCCGACCTGATGCAGCTCGCTGTGGTTTCTCTTATTATATGCATGAGTTTAGCCGGGCCGCATCCAGAAATGAGAACCCGGTCGTCTGAAGGGGTGTCATTGACTGCTTCACGAATCAACGTGACCACGTCAGGTCTTTTGTATGTGATAGGTATGCCGTGGAAGTCTACTGGGCGCCACGTTGCTTCAGCAGACACAGCCTCCGTATCAGATGACGGCGGAGACTTTTCCAAGTCAATAGACGACtctgatggtgatggacgaACTCGACGAATTGCATCCTTCTCGAGAGTCTCTTCTCTGATACTGACATGCTCAAtacattttgatgttgagcaCTCGGAGCCAGCACTGGAAGAAGGGGGCAGGGGTGGTTCCGACCGAGTGATGAAGACTCGGATTGTAAACCGAGGGTCATTTTTCAGAGTGATGAGATGTTCCGCAAACCATTTCAAATAAGCTGCAAGTTGACAGTTAGCAAACAACTATCCACGTCTTCTGATTTCATAAGCACGTACAGTTGTACTTGACTACCCATACAAAGACAACACGTCTTGTCGTGCTGCTCGTGACTCGTCCCAGCAGCGCATGAGCCAAACCAAAGGTAAAGCTAGCTCCACtaccaccagccaccagGACGACAGTTTCAAAAGCAGAAGGATCGGGAACGGTGCCGTACGGTCCTTCAATGGACGCCTTGAGTGGTTGTCCAGGATGGTCAATGGCGTATTTGTGTAAGTCACCCGTAAAGCCGTTATGAGATACAACAACAAACTCGAGTGGGTCGGCGGAAGCAATCGTGAAGGGATGGGTTTCGAAGAGTCGAATGCGAGGAATCCACAAGAAACAATGTTTTCCAGAAATAGCACCCATAGGAGGTTTGGCTAATGTAACTCGAGTACCACCGTTTGGCAGTGGCGTAAGCGTTGCcgtgttgttggtgctgttgatCATGAGACGAACAAATCGAATGAGACGATCTAATCCCCACATGGAACCAGCAACTACAGTACCAATGACGATCTTGGTGGTGAATTTAGATTGGTGAAGCCCAATCGAAACAATTGACACGATCCAAAGGGTTACATGGATATAATAGAATAGTTCGTACCACCAGCGGCgaatgaagatggcagccagagccaacaaaGCCCAGCATGAGCCAGCGACAATGCCAAATATGTCGGACGTTTCCAGTAAGCGACTGCACCTGTTCATGCTACAAAAGTAGTAAGAGTAACAAGACGTATGAATGATGACATGAGACACCGCCGTATAGCCGGCGATTCTGTGAAGGCAGTTTAGACGTTCGTACGACCACGCAGTCAAGAAGGCAAGGGGGGTGTTTTTGAGGGCAAAAAAGATGACAAAGACAAGATTCGCAATGGCCAGCCTAGGTAGGATATGATTAGGTTTTTGAACTGTTTCAATGAGTGTTGGGGATACGCACCAACCGGATCGTGAAGCAATATTGCTCATCATGCTTGCACTCTCACCCAAGTTGGCGAACAAGCCGACGAGATTGAGTGCAACGAATATTGTTGTTACACCTGCATGACCAAGAGATGGTAGTCCCACTACACGCTTCAAAAACAGTTTCCTGATATATCTATGGAAGagtgtcaatgttgttcaagaGAGTGATCAAACATACTAGGATACTCACCTGGATGTGGCTGCCAACGGTGATGGCAGCTTGATGCCTCCCTTTCGCCGCCTCATCCAGTGATTAGACTGCCTAATCTGGTGGAAGACTGTGTAGAGCAGACCAACAAAGACCAGGGCGAGTATGAATCCCAACGTAGACTGCTCGTTTCTCTTTGCTCGCAGGGCAAACCTGCGAAGTTGTGCCTCGTCATAGCCtgccatggtgatgtggaGGAGTTGGATAAACAGGAACGGATTCGGACGGCCAGTGACGCTTGTTAGACCTTAGTGTCTGATGATAGAGCACAGATCTTCTATATTCGCGTTACAGTGCCAAAGATACTGTTGTCATTCCTCGAGGCGGATCAGAAAGATGGTATCGTGCGGCCTTGGATGTGTAGTGAGTGGACTCGGAAAATCGATGTCGAGGTAGAGGGTGATGCTCAAGGACAGACTTTATGCAAAATGTACAatttgaagaaagaatggtTTGAGAGGTAGCAATAGGGCGATGTATGCCTGCATAACAACAAATCTGCGGTGGCTCCTTCCCGACAAGTGACTTCCTAGTCTCAAGCACGGCAACCAGATTCTTCTACCTTCGGAAAGAGAAGGGCCGGTTGACAGACAGAGCACAAGCACACCTTGGATAAATCCGAAGAAAGGCTGGATCTTCTCACTTTAAGAGCATGATACTCCGAGCGTTTTCCATGACGGGAGTTGTATTCCGTTGGCACATTTATGATGAAGCCGCGCCGCAGGTAACCTGCTCAGGCTTGCACGGTCTTCGAATGTTCCTTTCTCATTTCACACCCCCCTCGAACCTAAATGGCGATTTGCACGTCACCATCACGTACAGCACAGAGGGAGAAGCCTACGGTGGAGATTGGCATATGGCAACGGGAGATCCTACCAAGGTCCAAAAACGAGAAGCTCATTGTGGCCATTGCGACTACAACTTCCATCCACCCCCCACCCATACAGACGGGACGAGACTATCAACACATTGCAAGGACACCCCGAATTCTGGAAGGGAAAAGATTCCAGCAATCCCCCACCGCCAGTAGCGTGCGGAGATTTGAAGCAACTTGCTCGAAACAAGACAATGGCCGTGGTGGCCACTTGCACCGGGCTGGCTGGCCCACCCTCGATGGATTCAAGTTGCGATATTAGATACGGTTGTGGATTGTATTTAGACTCCAAACAGCCAGACCCATATAAGGCGCACAGGGACGTTACACGGTTACACCATAACGAGGTGGCTCTGGTGGCTCTTCAATGGGCTTTGTCAAATTGTCATCTGCCAAACAACGACAGTGGCTATACTGTACGATCTAGGTTTGTTGTTGCTAGTGTTTCGATGCTGGTCCAGGTCTAGATTCAGGATCTCGATGGGCTTGCAACAAACAAGGCTGTCTAGATGCGCCACAAGCGGATAAGAACCTCTCACGAGTATACCAGAGTCATGGCATCGTGAAGCATGCGGTGAACAGCAAGACTTCACACAGCGCCCAGACTCACCAAGGCGGGTGCACATTCATGGCTCTCTTCTTGATATGGAGTTGCTGAGTTTGTTTGGCGAGGCTTTGTATAAGCCGCTTTCACGGCTTCGCTGATACATTTAGGCAAATTTGACTGCTAAAAGAAGGCTcacaagcttcaagaatATCCACCAATTCTTACGCAGGCAAAGGCCCGATGATGGCTCGTTATCAAAATCAGCAACAGGACGGTGGTGTTGCATTGACAGATCCAAAACTGGAAGGACAAACTTAAAGTGGAAAAGTTTCATGTATGCGAGGAAGACGATACTCAAGTACATGCTCAAGCCCTGCAAGCCACCCCCACACTGAAAGACTAAAAGACTAAGCCCAGCAGGCCAGGTGTTCCTTCTGAACGGTCACGTAATGGAGGTGGTATTATTTGTCGGAACGAAGGAAATGTGTTGTGTGCAACGGGGTGATGTTCAGCCCTGGGCAGCCTGATAACCATCCACATGCTacagcatcatcgtcgaGTCTGTCCTGCATCGCCAAATCGGGGTAACTGCAAGGTCTCAGCTTCGACCAGGACGGGTTGGACATGGAGAATGCACAGCACAGTTCCTGCAATCAGATCAGCCGCGAACATTATTGACTCACACCATATGCAACTCAACGAACCACTCTGAAAAGTCTCGACTCGTTGGAGTCAAGAAAGCACTTTTTGATAACGCCACTCCCAGCCACGATCTATGCTATAATACGGGCCGAGTCATGGATCTACCGAAAATTTTAGCATCTCACCAACACTGGATAAGCTATTGTATCGCCAGCCAGGGGGTAGACTGGCGTTCCTGGACCCATAGAGCGCCTAAGAAGGCGGCGCATTGAACATCCGGCGGCTGAAGTCATTGTCCGTGCCGGTCGGCTTTGTTGGGAGAGTCTGTTGTTGAATCCAAAAGTGAAATGAGGCCTAGCCCAGGTTGTCACGTCTACAGTCATCCATCAAacgttgatgacgatggcaaGAGATTAAGACACAGACTGCTAAGGCGGCGTCTTTTGTCGACGATCTTCCAAATGCTACGTTGGAGTCTACATCAGTCTTCCTTGCTGGTTTATGCCCAGAGCAATCAGAAGCaatcagaagaagaaggagtcAGAGACAGAAATAAGGTG
This window contains:
- a CDS encoding MFS transporter (similar to Neosartorya fischeri NRRL 181 XP_001267359.1), with product MSSSAAEDGVAIPNRGPAVFAVTTATLVLASVFVVARMICRFFIVRRVSWDDRIMILAWLIAFFLSFSICYGSTVGLGKHDENISDADWPKLRRSEYVFSILYNPALMATKTAILIFYLRLAKNTQIVLRYASWATLAVVNVAGLVLTFMNIFQCNPVSAAWNTEATGSTKCIPLLTEFICAAPVNIVTDLAILALPIPVLTGMRLPSRQKTILVITFTLGIFVTIVDVVRIYYLQKAISDVPTSSTSDPNSRFGGRQDFAWNASLSFMWSAVEVNVGMTCACIPTLKPLVLKLLPAMLYDPHGTRTRTLKSQSDADAPPSRNLVSATREPMPVATPDSSNGSSSGGTKSNSSNEDPISAMEFLTTPDMRTLGDSTHPELMATRAQTNATVSTSSVENGIYFGFVNMTKPKSMLRANATESFKYCTIVAILFFLWGLSYGLLNTLNNAIAVVNHMSTAQTLGLTSAYFGVGYFFGPLLVGEWILRRDEHNRSRRHEKNEAEHVGGYKVTFIVGLCIYGIGTIIFWPSAVTNSYGGFMLSSVVVGFGLSVLEVAANSFMILCGPPEYGETRLLLAQAVQGVGSVVSGLLAQKVFFSGISQDSMARSNSMTLINVQWTYLGITLLCVVLGLFFFYMPLPEVSDSELEFAADKLPIDTTKRSIAGLQLRTVSLVLAVFAQYMYVAGQESNSIYFRSLLVSILPNAPTGADAASGTTKSGSTYDPDKPPGIAISIPDYLLVGHTAFAVSRFLAGCLTYFAVSNRHLPRPRTILTACISLCFLFALLPVVLHPPNPDFLVIPVVLFYFSEGPIWPLLFAIGLRGQGRRTKRAAAFITMGGSGPAFFPFVMYAIIEQGGSVQTAYIVIIALQISMIVYPIFLHCSHSASLLVDPNPDVRAALEQEGDERLTDQVVNSRRNQKSGLFGGLFSSVKGYGRRKSSQPQFQHNEGVAS
- a CDS encoding ferric reductase-like transmembrane component (similar to Cordyceps militaris CM01 XP_006673641.1), whose amino-acid sequence is MAGYDEAQLRRFALRAKRNEQSTLGFILALVFVGLLYTVFHQIRQSNHWMRRRKGGIKLPSPLAATSRYIRKLFLKRVVGLPSLGHAGVTTIFVALNLVGLFANLGESASMMSNIASRSGWCVSPTLIETVQKPNHILPRLAIANLVFVIFFALKNTPLAFLTAWSYERLNCLHRIAGYTAVSHVIIHTSCYSYYFCSMNRCSRLLETSDIFGIVAGSCWALLALAAIFIRRWWYELFYYIHVTLWIVSIVSIGLHQSKFTTKIVIGTVVAGSMWGLDRLIRFVRLMINSTNNTATLTPLPNGGTRVTLAKPPMGAISGKHCFLWIPRIRLFETHPFTIASADPLEFVVVSHNGFTGDLHKYAIDHPGQPLKASIEGPYGTVPDPSAFETVVLVAGGSGASFTFGLAHALLGRVTSSTTRRVVFVWVVKYNSYLKWFAEHLITLKNDPRFTIRVFITRSEPPLPPSSSAGSECSTSKCIEHVSIREETLEKDAIRRVRPSPSESSIDLEKSPPSSDTEAVSAEATWRPVDFHGIPITYKRPDVVTLIREAVNDTPSDDRVLISGCGPAKLMHIIRETTASCIRSDGPSIELHCEQFGW